In Pithys albifrons albifrons isolate INPA30051 chromosome 6, PitAlb_v1, whole genome shotgun sequence, a single genomic region encodes these proteins:
- the LOC139673672 gene encoding transmembrane protein 151B-like, with product MSSDGEAEAAAESGPGSTSAPGAAAAAAVREEQRPMKQSLSACMCRESHWKCLLLSILMYGCLGAVAWCQLARVTKLSFDSSFKGKSMIYHDSPCSDGYVYIPLAFLSMLYVVYLVECWHCHVKRELQYKADVDSVYECINRMQQATPCIWWKAISYHFVRRTRQVTRYRNGDAYTTTQVYHERVNTHVAEAEFDYSHCGYKDISKELLGLESYTATKLRFTKCFSFANIESENSYLTQRAHFFTEIEGLDDYMEVREGMQLKNVDFKELMMAYGDPDHLPWYVSHYAFWVAAILMISWPLRVLIEYRTAYVHYHVEKLLGLEYTAPTTAEEPLYRYRMPRDTTQDSTELEWHICTNRQLIPSYSEAMLMDLANSPAYNSYTVCRYGEVAHGCERCNHTSSTSSIFSRHAFHSCSGNSRLSLNTSRFSLCRIHGSHRTGLWRSRSSSIADRACQDEQCCSYSSQLAVNESPPTYHDARFFPVLIVHRPEGQDRQHFYVRRSSCLETSL from the exons ATGTCCTCGGACGGGGAAGCCGAGGCGGCTGCTGAGAGCGGGCCGGGCAGCACCTCCGCGCcgggggccgccgccgccgccgccgtgcGGGAGGAG CAACGCCCTATGAAACAGTCACTGAGTGCTTGCATGTGCCGAGAGTCCCACTGGAAatgcctcctcctctccatcctcatGTATGGCTGCCTAGGTGCAGTAGCCTGGTGTCAGCTGGCCCGAGTCACCAAGCTCAGCTTCGATAGCTCCTTCAAGGGCAAGTCCATGATCTACCATGACAGCCCGTGCTCAGATGGCTATGTCTATATCCCATTGGCCTTCCTCTCTATGCTGTATGTGGTGTACCTGGTggagtgctggcactgccatgtCAAGAGAGAGCTGCAGTACAAAGCAGACGTGGACAGTGTCTATGAATGCATCAACCGCATGCAGCAAGCAACTCCGTGCATCTGGTGGAAGGCCATCAGCTACCACTTTGTACGGCGAACCCGGCAGGTGACCCGCTACCGCAACGGGGATGCCTACACCACCACACAGGTCTACCATGAGAGGGTCAACACACATGTGGCTGAAGCTGAATTTGACTACTCTCACTGTGGGTACAAGGACATCTCCAAGGAGCTCCTAGGCCTGGAGAGTTATACAGCCACCAAGCTGAGGTTCACCAAGTGCTTCAGCTTTGCCAACATTGAGTCTGAAAACTCTTACCTGACTCAGAGAGCTCACTTCTTCACAGAAATTGAGGGGCTGGATGACTACATGGAGGTGAGGGAAGGCATGCAGCTcaaaaatgtggattttaaaGAGCTTATGATGGCCTATGGAGATCCAGATCACCTCCCGTGGTATGTGTCCCACTATGCTTTCTGGGTGGCAGCTATCCTGATGATCTCATGGCCGCTCAGGGTGCTCATAGAGTATCGGACTGCTTATGTCCACTACCATGTGGAGAAGCTTCTAGGCCTGGAGTATACAGCACCCACCACAGCAGAGGAGCCCTTGTACCGGTACCGCATGCCCCGAGACACCACACAGGACAGCACCGAGCTGGAGTGGCACATCTGCACCAACCGGCAGCTGATCCCTAGCTACTCAGAGGCCATGCTCATGGACCTGGCCAACTCCCCAGCCTACAACAGCTACACAGTGTGTCGGTACGGCGAGGTGGCCCACGGCTGCGAACGCTGCAACCATAcctccagcacctcctccaTCTTCTCACGCCATGCTTTCCACAGCTGCAGTGGCAATTCCCGCCTCTCGCTAAACACTAGCCGCTTCTCCCTCTGCCGCATCCATGGCTCCCACAGGACGGGCCTTTGGAGGAGCCGCAGCAGCAGCATTGCAGACCGGGCCTGCCAGGATGAGCAGTGCTGCTCCTACTCCAGCCAGCTGGCTGTCAATGAGAGCCCTCCAACCTACCACGATGCCCGATTCTTCCCCGTCCTGATTGTGCACAGGCcggaggggcaggacaggcaaCATTTCTATGTCAGGCGTTCCTCCTGTCTAGAAACCTCTCTGTGA